Within Coffea eugenioides isolate CCC68of unplaced genomic scaffold, Ceug_1.0 ScVebR1_1246;HRSCAF=2066, whole genome shotgun sequence, the genomic segment AAAAAAAAACCAAACTAGAAATTAAAAAACAACATGATctccctcccccacacctaaacatTGCCTTGTCctcaaggaaaaaaataaaaataaagtgtagaaagaaagaaatactcCCCTGAAGAAATACTAAGTTTCCGATGGAAAAGGAGGTTGGAAACGAACGTGCTCGAAATAAGCTGCCAGGTTCTGACCCATGTGGGACAAACGTCTATCCATCTGTTGGCTCTACTCCGTACGAGGACCGACTGCTCGGAGATTCTGCTGATGGTTGAAGGTTCGCTGCTGATCTTGGCGAGGGCCAACAGCTGCTATTTTATTTGATCCTACCTATCACAAAGAAATTATATCACGTAAATCACTTTTAACAAATCAACAACACAATCAAACTACTAAAAACAATAactcttgggttgcctcccacgcagcgcctttctttaatgtctttggctagacaaaaTAATGCTTCAATCAGAGGGTTCAAGCACTGCAAGGGTCACCTCCTCAACATTATTAACTTCAAATCCTTCATAAAAAggtttgagacgatgaccattaacCTTAAAAATCTTGTCAGTGTGAAGACTTTGAATTTCTACTGCACCATGAGGAAACACATTAGTCACAATAAAaggtccaatccaacgagaatgcaatttaccaggaaaaagtttaagtctagagtgaaaaagaagtactttttaaccaatacaaaaaattttccttgaaattgTTTTATCATGAAATGCTTTTGTCTTTTCCTTATAAATGCTAGAACTCTCATATGCATCATTTCGGACTTCCTCCAActcttgcaattgcaacttcTTGTGTTCTCCAGCTTCATCCATCCGCATATTGTAATTTTTAACTGCCCAATATGCCCTATGTTCCAATTCCACAGGTAGATGACaaggtttgccaaaaattaatcgGTAAGGAGACATACCTATGGGGGTCTTAAAAGCTGTACGGTAAGCCCAAAGTGCATCATCTAAGCGCAAACTCCAATCCTTTCTATTGGAATTCACCGTCTTTTCAAGTATCGACTTAATTTCTTTATTGGAGATTTCTGCTTGACCACTAGTCTGCGGATGATAGGACGTAGAAACCCGGTGAGTGACGCCATATttcttcattaatgcttccattACTCGATTGCAGAAGTGTGTCCCTCGGTCACTGATAATTGCTCTTGGCGTGCCATACCTggcaaaaatatgagatttaatAAAATCAACTACAACCTTAGCATTGTCAGTCCTAGTTGCCTTAGCCTCTATCCACTTTGAGACAAAATCAACTGCaagtaatatatacatattaccaaaagaggaaggaaatggacccataaaatctataccccatatatcgaaaatttcacaaaccagTATAGGAGTAAGAGGCATTTGATCTCTATGGCTTAAATTACCTGTCTTTTGACAATTTGcacatgatttacaaaataagtatgcatcactaaacaaagttggccaaaataaaCCACACTCTAAAACCTTTCTTGCAGTTCGCTTAGGGCCAAAATGTCCACCACACGCATATGAGtgacaaaaagataaaattgatggaACCTCTTCTTCAGACACACACCTGCGAATAATTTGGTCAGAACAATATTTCCACAAGTATGGTTCATCccacacataatatttaacatcacttttaattttttccttttgagctCTAGACAAATCATTAGGTAGCATTCTAGTAACAAGATAATTCACTAAATCAGCATACCAGGGAGTTGTCTTTTGAACTACAAAAAGATGCTCATCTGGAAAATTATCCTTCAAGGGAGCAGGTCCTTCACTATTGATCAAACGACTGAGGTGATCAGCAACCATATTTTCAGCACCCCTTTTGTCTTTAATTTCCAGATCAAATTCTTGGAGTAGGAGAATCCACCTTATAAGTCGTGGTTTGGCCTCTTTCTTGTTGAGCAAATATTTCAaagctgcatggtcagaataaataatgactttagtgccaagtaaataagaacgaaatttttctaaagcaaaaacaatagctaaaagctccttttccgtaGTCGAATAATTGCACTGGGTACCATCCAAGGTCCTCGAGGCATAATAAATGACATAAGAAGCTCTGCCCTCTTTCTGGCCGAGTACTGCACCAACAGCAAAATTGCTGGCATCACACATTATCTCGAAAGGAAGACTCCAGTTTGGTGGTCGAACCACTGGTGCTGAAGTCAATGATCCCTTGAGCGTGTCAAATGCACTCTTGCAATTatcatcaaaatgaaataccacatccttttgaagtaatttgcatagaggatgggatatctttgaaaaatctttgatgaaacgcctataaaaacctgcatggccaagaaaagagcgaacttcccgcacacttgcggggtaaggtaaacatttgataatttctACCTTAGCCTTATCTACCTCAATTCCTTTAGCAGATACCACATGGCCTAAAATTATGCCTTGGTCTACCATAAAATGGTATTTCTCATAATTTAAGACAAGATTAGTCTCAATGcaccttttaagaatttttgtgagGTTAGTTAAACATTTATCAAAAGAATTACCATAGACagtaaaatcatccaaaaacacttctatgatattctccacataatcagaaaatatactaaCCATTCACCTTTGGAATGTAGCAGGCGCATTACAAAGACCAAAAGGCATTCGTCTATAGGCAAATGTACCAAAAAGGCAAGTAAATGTGATTTTCTCTTGATCTTCAGGCGCCACTGGAATTTGTAGAaaacctgaaaaaccatcaagacaGCAATAATGAGATTTTCCTGCCAACCTTTCCAACATCTAATCAATAAAAGGCAATGGAAAATGATCTTTACGAGTTAATgtatttaattttctaaaatcggtacaaactctccacccattttgaactcgagtggGCACTAACTCACCtttaggattttcaataacAGTAATTCCTATTTTTTTAGGAACTACTTGAACAGGACTTACCCACTTACTATCCGAAATGGGATAGATTATACCTGTGTCAAGAAGTttaaaacttctttcttcactacctccatcattggtgggttcaatctccTTTGAGCCTCTCTCGAAGGCTTAGCACCATCTTCTAACAAGATGCGGTGCATGCAAGTGGCTGGACTTAATCCTTTTATGTCAGCCACTGTCCATCCTATTGCCTCCTTGTGGTCCTTCAACACCcgaattagtttttctttctctaaagCAGTTAATTTACTGAAAATTATTACTGGAAGTGTATCTCCATCTCCCAAGAATACATACTTTAAATTATCCGGTAACTGCTTTAATTCCACCTCCGGGGCTTGCACAATAGATGGCAAAAGCTGTGAATGAGACAAAGGTAATTCCAAGTAAGACATATTGGAAAATTCTGGACAAAGagaattcaattcaaaaataacttcctgcaattcaaaaggaaaaacaaacttcccttttatcttttgcaaattttcctGACAGAGACCAGTAGAAATAGCAACTTTCAACGCATCGTcattattaaattcaaaattttgctgcGCCAAAGAATCAATTACATCTATAACAAAAATTGAATAAGATTCACCAGGATATTTCATGGCATCAtaaatactaaatttactaacatcaccatcaaattccatagtcAATGTGCCAGtaaaaacatcaatttttgttctagcAGTTTTCAAAAATGGTCTCCCTTATAGTATTGGAGATGAATTAGAATTATCATCCTCCGtatcaagcacataaaaatctgcaggaaaaatcaaattatcaattTGCACTAAAATATCCTCCAAAACTCCATCAGGATAGGCATTTGATCGATCAGCCAGTTGAATTATTACACTTGTCTCTTTTAAAGGCCCAACGTTCATCAAATTATAAATAGAACGAGGCATAACATTTATCGaaacacccaaatccaacatagttttttcaattttaatattgCCTATTTTGCAAGGGATAGTAAACATACCCGAGTCCTTGCATTTAGGAGGCAATTTTTTCTGCAAAACTGCCGAGACATTTTCTCCCATATGCACTTTCTCGTTtcctttcaactttttcttaccaGTACATAACTCCTTAAAAAATTTAGCATATCTAGGAATTTGCTTAATTGCATCTAAAAGAGGGATATTTACCTCAACTTTTCGAAAAGTGTCCAAAACCTCCTATTCTTGCTCTTGTTTTTTGGACTTTGCCAGTCGACTAGGAAATGGAGGCGGAGGTGTAACCACTTGTgttgatttttctccaaaatctggtTGTTCCAAGGCCCTAGGTTGAGACACATTTCCCTCTTTTTCGAGCTCTTCCTCGATTGCTTGTTCAGAAATTCTCTTGCTCGGCTTAGGTAACTCTTTGCCACTTTTTAATGTGATGGCACTAGCATTTTTCTTGGGGTTAACAATTGTCTGCGAGGGTAGCTTTCCAGATAATTGGGACTCCAATCTATTGACTGTGGAAGCTAACTGGCtcatttgattctccaaattatgaatgctagttttcgtctcctgttgaaattgttgagTGTTAGTAGCCAAAGATTTCACAATATCCTCAAGTGACATACCTGATTTAGGAGCAGATTGTTGCTGTGAAAGTTGAGGTCTAGGTTGATATTGTGGCTGTTGTGGAAATCCTGGTGGCCTTGCTGCATAACTAAAATTAGGATGATCCCTCCATCCTGGATTATAGGTGTTTGCATAGGGATCATACCGCCTCTGAGGTGGTCCTGGAAATCCAACTGCATTAGCCTGCTCAGTCGAATCATCTTGGAGTGTGGGGCACATATCTGTTGGATGACTCGAACCATAGCAGATTCCACATGTTTTCAATTGCTGCGTTTGTCCTATAGCTAACTTTTCAACCAAAGAAGTTAGACAATCTAATCTTTGCTTTATTGAAAAATTACTTACCTCATTGACTCTACGAGTTGTGTTATCCTGCCTGTCTCCAAATTGTTGAGCATTTGCAGACTTCTTGCCTCTGTGGGTGTTTTATTCATTAAGGAGCCCCCACTAGCAGCATCAATAATTCTTCTGTCAGTTTGGGACAgaccctcataaaaatactggatgaggagttggtcaggaatttgatgatgaggACAACTAGCACATAGTTGCTTGAATCTTTCCCAATATTCATGTAGAGTCTCTCCATTGAATTGTCGAATTTCACAGATGTCTTTCTTAATGCTTGCAGCTCGGGATGcaggaaagaatttttctagGAAATGCTTCTTCATGTCTGTCCATGTGGATATTGACCCAGAGGGCAGATAATAGAGCCAATCCTTAGCTTTAtcggctaaggaaaatggaaagactcttaatttaatttgctcctCTGTGACTCCCTGGGGTTTCATTGTCGAGCAAACCACATAGAATTCTTTGAGATGCTTGTGGAGATCTTCACCTGATAAGCCATGAAAAGAAGGAAGTAAATGGATTAGTCCAGATTTCAACTCAAATTCAACATCTAATATAGGATAAGTAATGCATAGAGGCTGTTGATTTAAATCTGGTGCAGCCAATTCTCTCAATGTCCGTTCATTAGCCATGCTGCTATTTATCTCTTCCGTCTCACTAAATGAatccacaaaatctactactgaATTATGTCCAGTAGATGAGGAGGATGCCTCTACTCGTTCTCTTGTTGCTTTTCTCAATGCACGAGCAGTCTTCTCTATCTCAGGATTATATTGCagttcacctgtacgagaagatctaGGCATAAAccagtaacaataaaaataaaaataaaaataaaacaaacaaagaaaataaaattcaaagaaaataaatttattttgacatcaagtccccgacaacggcgccaaaatttggtgggtgtcaaaccagcaaaaataaaattcctactcttaagtcacgaattaagtccactatggtactggagcagggacttaggctgtgcaatgggttacaagcttcaccctggtgccagagtttgcttgatccgatataccaaagtaTCTTAATTACGTAAAAGataaaattcgaatatagcagtgagcagggtcgaatccacagggacttgaaaatttattttgaatgaatgtaacattaaataaaaatgggggggattgatatggaactgtctaatttaattgctcaaattaaaaataagacaatggcagataaaataaataacaataaatataaaataaattaacgGAAGaaaaatctctagtcaaaggtataatctccactaATGGTTCGAATCATtgatcacagatgcagagataaaatctttcatttacaaataaattggttatggttgtcaacaagttctgacaacctgcctaaccttcctgattcgataaccacaacaagctctgtggttattgccctagccaattaagcagtcctaaacacgctcttaggatttaacctattgacagcattaatcattagactggtcaccaattataaccaacaaacacacacgctcgatttatttaggctatatcatatatttccgcaacaacaattcaaaagtttctactacaattgaatcatgtcacttgccacatgcactaaaattacccaacaattacggattgagcactcttagatggctgttaattactcacacaattaaacagtgatcaagtatttaattgcaagaaataatcatatgaataagtgaacaggaaatatataaatacttgcaaattaaagaacgtaggcaaatcaattcgatctcacagttttgtcgaaccaaagcttcgatttaacctctgactagatgaagaaattagccactcctcatagttgaattgcagccaaaagtactACTTGAGTtcttaaaaaaggaaaataaattgggaaaaggaaggaaaaacgGAACGGAACAGAATGGCCTGCGTTGATTTTCAGAGTCTTCTCCCTTTGCCCTTccgttttctccttttttttttttaatcctctTCAGTTGAACCAGAGGTCTTGTTTTACCTAGCGTCCCCCCAGGGCTTCTTTagcatttctttctttttttttccaaaaatgggCCTCGTGTGCAATTGAAGCTCAATGGGATGCGGGTTTTCTACTGCATCAGTTGTACTGTTCTTTGCTGTAAACTAACCAAAAGCAAAAGCCCAAAACGCTTGCTAACTTGATGCAGTAACAATCATCAACCGAACAGGGCATTATAGATGAATACTCCTGGATGGTTTCCACACCCCATCATCCCTGATATAGCGGTTTTCAAGTATCAACTAAGAAACTTGTATCAAGATTTTCTTAATGGAATTTCCTCAATTAGGCTTCAATTTCTCCTTTTCTGCCTCAATTGACTTGAAGTTCCTAGAAAtcacacaaaaattcaaatataagtagaatctagcAAATTATCACAACATTTGGTcaaaataaaggggaaaatattaacaaataaacTGCCTAATTTGCGCCTTAACAGTGATGGTGGAGTCAAATCAAGAAGGTGAGCTCGTACTAGTTCGAAAGCCTACCGGGTGGCAGCAGTGTATAGATTATAGGAAGTTAAACACCGTCACGAAAAAGGATCATTTTCCCCTTCCTTTCATTGATCAAATGGTAGAGCGATTAGCAAGTCGAGcttactattattttttggatgaattttcaGATTATTTCCAAATTGCTATCGCACCCGAGGACCAGGAGAAGACAACATTCGCATGCCCTTTTAGAACATTTGCAAATCGaaggatgccatttgggttatgcAATGCACCTGCTACCTTCCAATGCTGTATGGTAAGTATCTTTTCGGAATATGTTGAGAAGATTATTGAGgtttttatggatgatttcagtgtGTATGGCGAAAGTTTCGATAACtgtctagataacctgaaattAATTTTGGTTaggtgtatagaaactaatCTTGTGTTCAATTGGAAAAAATACCATTTTATGGTCGAGCACGGGATAGTTTTGGGTCATATAGTGTCGTCTAAGGGTATTGAGGTTGATAAAGCGAAAATAGATGTTATATCTACTTTACCTTACCTTGCGAGTGTGCGGGAAGTGCGTTCTTTCTTGGGTCACGCAGGTTTCTACAGAAGATTTATCAAAgatttctcgaaaattggagCGCCCATGTTCCAACTTTTGCAAAAAGAGGTGCCCTTCGAGTTTAATGAAGCATGTAAGAAGGCGATTGATAGGTTAAAGGAACTATTGATCTCTTCACCCATTATCCAACCGCCCGATTGGAACCTACCATTCGAGATCATGTGCGACGCCAGCGATTATGCAGTGGGCGCGGTGCTGGGTCAAAGAGTGGGGAAAGCAGCCCATGCTATATACTACGCATCTCGAGCCCTGAACGGAGTTCAATTAAACTATTCAACCACCGAAAGGATCTTTTAGCTGTTATTTTTGCTTTAGAGAAATTTCGGTCCTATTTACTGCGTGCTAAGGTTATTAttttctctgatcatgcagcccTGCGGTATCTGTTGACTAAGAAAGAGGCAAAATCGTGACTTATAAGGTGGATACTGTTGCTACAAGAGTTTGACCTGAAAATCAGAAACTAGAAAGGGACCGAAAATCTGGTAGCAGATCACTTGAGTCGAGTACAAGTCACCGAGGACGACCTCCCACTGAGAGAAACTTTCCCCAATGAGCTCTTATTTTCTGTTAATTTATCCTTGCCTTGGTTTGCAGATTTCGTTAATTTTCTAGTCACTGACAAGTTTCCTGCAGGATGGCCTAAGGCAAAGAGGGACAAGTTAAGGAGTGATGCAAAGTCTTACATCTGGGATGACCCTTACCTCTGGAAGCGTGGTGCCAACCAAATCATTCGTAGATGTGTAAGTGAAAATGAATTTCAGTCTATTTTAGCTTATTGTTACTCTTTTGCGTGTGGAGGTCACTTTGGACCAAAGAGGACGGCTCGTAAGGTTCTAGAGAGTGGATTCTATTGGCCGACCCTCTTTAAGCATGCCTACTCattttgtaagtcatgtgataaGTGTTAACGAGTAGGTAATATTTCGCGTAGGGATCAAATGACCCAAACCCTAATgatttttgttgagatttttgacgtttggggtattgactttatgggccattttcCTTCGTTTTATGGTTTTCTATATATATTGCTTGCCGTTGACTATGTTTCGAAATGGGTGGAAGCAAAGCCCACCCGTACTAATAATTTCAAAGTGGTTGCAGAATTTGTCAAATCTAATATTGTTGTCCGCTTTGGGATGCCGCGAGCAATAGTAAATGATCGGGTACccatttctgcaacaagacgATTGCTGCACTTTTCAGGAGGTACGGTGTCTTGCACAAAGTCTCCACTTCCTACCATCTTCAGACAAACGTTCAGGCGGAAGCATCAAATCGAGAGATCAAGTCGATTTTGGAGAAGATGGTTCGACccgataggaaggattggagtaTGAGATTTGAAGATGCCTTATGGGCATATAGAATGGCGTACAAGACGCCAATCAGCATGTCCCCTTATCGTTTGGTATTTGGGAAGCCATGTCACCTCCTCGTCGAGTTCTAGCATAGAGCATTTTGGACGGTCAAGCAATGCAACATGGATATTGAGGAGGGCGGAATTTAAagaaagttgcaattacaagaatTGAAGGAGATTTGCAACGAAGCCTACGAGAATGCTgtgatttataaggagaaaaatAAGATATTTCATGACCAACAGGTCTCTAGGAAGACGTTCGAATGTGGGCAAAAAGTTCTATTGTACCACTCAAAATTGAAGTTATTCCCAGGTAAGTTACGTTCTCGTTTGATTGGTCCCTTCGTTGTAACTAATGTTTTTTATTCtggtgcagtggagatccaGAGTTTAAGGAcggaaaagaaatttgtggtgaatggtcatcgtctcaagcCATATTATGATGGGGCTCCAGTTGAACGGGTGGAGACGATGCATTTGGAAGATCCGATTTGCTTGGTTTAAGCAAATTCTAGGCTATGGCTAGCCAAAAACACTAAAGAAAGGCGctcttttgggaggcaacccaaatattagttttattatttttagtgGTTCATTTCTTTCGTTTTGTCGTTTCCCCGTTGGGTAGTATCAATATTAATATTTTCTCCACTGTGATCAGGAAGTGAAATCTTGGCGTGACCAAGCGGTGTTTGTGCCTCCTGAGGTCAGAGGGCGTTTatcaatcttggcgtgcccacgcggtgtttgtgtCTCCTGAGATCAGTGGATGTTTTGTGATATTGGCATGCCCACGCGGTGTTCGACGACCCAAGGcatgaattcaaaaaaaaattatttatttatttattattttattattattattattactatcattaaaagaaataaagaaaagattaTTTTCGTTTTAAaccctcaaaaaaaataaataataatatttaaaaataaaaaaaaatttcaaggaatttttttctttttaaaccttaagtttttgtttcttttcaaaaattcagaATTTCGAAATACAAATTCGGAAAATGAAGAGacaagtttttgaaaaaaaaaaaaaaaactctttctttttcttttttttttttccttcttttctttctttctcttttcttccttttcttccctGCTGCCTCGCTTCCCCATTTCCCTTTTCCCCTTCGACCGACATCCCTTGCAACCGCCGCGCCTCGCCGTCCGCGCCGCCATCACCACCACTTCGGCCATCTCCACCAGCGGCCAACCTCGTGCGCCACCAGCTCTGCCGTCTCCCCCATCGACGCCCACCGCTAACTGGCACGCCGCAGCCGATAGCACGCCGCTGCCATCGCGCCCCCTCGCCCGCTAGCCCGTTACACTTCACCAGCTCACAAGCTCGCCGCCTGCTCCGCCGCAAACCCACGCTGCCGCCGCCCTCGCGCGCAGCCCTCTTGCCCAAGCGCCGCCCGCAGCCGCTGACTTGATGACCTCCATCAGCACCACCACCTGAGCCGCGCGTGGCTCTTGCCTCTGCCGGCCTCTCTTGCAACCTCGCACACGCTTACCGCCGCCCATACCAAGCGCAGCTTCCTTCACCACCAGCTCCACGGCCGCGCACATCTC encodes:
- the LOC113755146 gene encoding uncharacterized protein LOC113755146, translating into MPRSSRTGELQYNPEIEKTARALRKATRERVEASSSSTGHNSVVDFVDSFSETEEINSSMANERTLRELAAPDLNQQPLCITYPILDVEFELKSGLIHLLPSFHGLSGEDLHKHLKEFYVVCSTMKPQGVTEEQIKLRVFPFSLADKAKDWLYYLPSGSISTWTDMKKHFLEKFFPASRAASIKKDICEIRQFNGETLHEYWERFKGKKSANAQQFGDRQDNTTRRVNELAIGQTQQLKTCGICYGSSHPTDMCPTLQDDSTEQANAVGFPGPPQRRYDPYANTYNPGWRDHPNFSYAARPPGFPQQPQYQPRPQLSQQQSAPKSVNRLESQLSGKLPSQTIVNPKKNASAITLKSGKELPKPSKRISEQAIEEELEKEGNVSQPRALEQPDFGEKSTQVVTPPPPFPSRLAKSKKQEQE